One genomic region from Glaciimonas sp. PAMC28666 encodes:
- a CDS encoding hemagglutinin repeat-containing protein: MNIASREGDITMEGAKLQAKDIRLDAARNIQLIAAANTTDLQSTNSGSNAGIGATLGSNGEQTGLSFQLGASGSKGHASGHETNYDNTQISATDQLTIKSGDDLTMRGAQLAGNTINADIAGDLNILSQQDLSNFESKQENGGFSLSLCIPPICVGSMLTGSVNYARQTVDHHYRSAHGQSGIAAGTGGFTLNVKGNTALEGGAITSTAAEEKNTLRTASLTSRDLINQQHTAADSITAGFSTNGLASNLTGNVLGNLTGGAGMPKSGDATSHTDSVISPSTVTITGTGDATTDAHSQATAETLTQRDAATANETLSNTLTLQQAHNLQAEQQRAQDNQRAADIAGAALNGMVGDIAQKAGYPDGSPQKIALHGIVGLIQAKIGDSSAIGGVAAGMSVEKMSPLISDYLLNNGYDISSKEGLQAYNDMMGLGATLVGAAAGGLAGGGMDSAGMGGMMGKNADTNNRQMHMSTFLRVKQGCKGSSSGECKTIDKMSGVRSGMPTDDPAVPASKVVANYDADDNVVSYTLIDRNSNQPTMIMEPLEFAAYQNASPGLQAMMELSPQYALDFASAGLHSANGNSGQAYENLGAGLTSQDYFRDVALGIAGAAISAVGVAKPSPVLSEGAANAGTGLGLKKQLANQQQLFELTTGKGLSIAGNGASTTLRDAPRLASEYGGNSSDWSKISSQGYVSSNGIKFEIHAYRNAVTGQIVEPKSIRLK; the protein is encoded by the coding sequence ATGAATATCGCCAGCCGCGAAGGCGACATCACGATGGAAGGCGCTAAACTACAGGCAAAAGATATCCGTCTCGATGCTGCCAGAAATATTCAACTGATCGCCGCCGCCAATACCACCGATCTGCAATCGACCAACAGCGGCAGCAATGCCGGCATTGGTGCCACGCTCGGCTCCAACGGTGAGCAAACCGGACTCAGCTTCCAGCTCGGCGCATCCGGTTCCAAAGGCCACGCCAGCGGACACGAAACCAACTACGACAACACCCAGATCAGCGCCACCGACCAACTCACCATCAAAAGCGGCGACGATCTGACTATGCGCGGTGCACAACTCGCCGGCAACACAATCAACGCCGACATTGCCGGCGACCTCAACATCCTGAGCCAGCAAGACCTCAGCAACTTCGAAAGCAAACAAGAAAACGGCGGCTTTAGTCTGAGCCTCTGTATTCCGCCAATTTGTGTTGGCAGCATGCTCACCGGCAGCGTCAATTACGCCAGACAAACGGTCGACCACCACTATCGCAGTGCGCACGGACAAAGTGGCATCGCCGCTGGCACCGGCGGCTTTACGCTCAACGTCAAAGGCAACACCGCGCTCGAAGGCGGCGCCATCACCAGCACCGCCGCAGAGGAAAAAAACACCCTGCGCACCGCCAGCCTCACCAGCCGCGATTTGATCAATCAACAACACACCGCCGCCGACAGCATCACTGCCGGTTTCTCCACCAACGGCCTCGCCAGCAACCTCACCGGCAACGTCCTCGGCAACCTCACCGGCGGCGCCGGCATGCCCAAGAGTGGGGACGCCACCAGCCACACCGACAGCGTCATCAGCCCGTCCACAGTCACCATCACCGGCACCGGCGACGCCACCACCGACGCCCACAGCCAGGCCACCGCCGAGACCTTAACGCAGCGCGATGCCGCTACCGCCAACGAGACCCTCAGCAACACCTTAACCCTGCAGCAAGCCCACAATTTACAGGCAGAACAACAACGCGCACAAGACAACCAGCGCGCCGCCGACATCGCCGGCGCAGCCCTCAACGGCATGGTCGGCGACATCGCACAAAAAGCCGGCTACCCCGACGGCTCCCCCCAAAAGATCGCCCTGCACGGCATCGTCGGACTGATCCAGGCAAAGATCGGTGACAGCAGCGCCATTGGCGGCGTCGCAGCAGGCATGAGTGTTGAAAAGATGTCACCGCTCATTAGCGACTACCTGCTCAATAACGGCTACGACATCAGCAGCAAGGAAGGACTGCAGGCCTACAACGACATGATGGGACTGGGAGCCACGCTGGTCGGTGCGGCTGCAGGGGGATTGGCAGGCGGCGGGATGGATAGCGCTGGCATGGGCGGGATGATGGGGAAGAATGCGGATACCAACAACCGCCAGATGCACATGTCAACTTTCCTGCGCGTGAAGCAAGGATGTAAAGGTAGTAGTTCGGGTGAATGTAAAACCATCGACAAAATGAGCGGCGTACGGTCTGGCATGCCAACTGATGATCCGGCAGTCCCTGCAAGTAAAGTCGTCGCCAATTACGATGCCGATGACAATGTGGTGAGCTACACACTGATTGATCGCAACAGCAATCAGCCCACCATGATCATGGAACCACTGGAGTTCGCGGCTTATCAAAATGCCTCACCCGGACTGCAGGCGATGATGGAATTATCACCGCAATATGCGTTAGACTTTGCTTCCGCAGGGTTACATTCTGCAAATGGGAATTCCGGTCAGGCATACGAGAATCTGGGGGCTGGTCTAACGTCACAAGATTATTTCCGGGACGTGGCGTTAGGTATCGCAGGCGCTGCGATTTCTGCTGTAGGAGTGGCTAAACCTAGCCCAGTTCTTTCTGAAGGTGCTGCGAATGCTGGTACTGGATTGGGCTTAAAAAAACAACTGGCAAACCAGCAACAATTGTTTGAATTGACTACTGGAAAAGGATTATCAATTGCCGGAAATGGGGCTAGTACAACTTTGCGGGATGCCCCTCGTTTAGCCTCCGAATATGGTGGAAATTCAAGTGATTGGAGCAAAATAAGTAGTCAGGGCTACGTTAGTTCCAATGGTATTAAGTTTGAAATTCATGCGTATCGTAACGCAGTAACTGGGCAAATTGTTGAGCCAAAATCAATCCGTTTGAAATAA
- a CDS encoding helix-turn-helix domain-containing protein, translated as MRITNLFIFPMSFPARLSSLRKELGFTQQQMADKISMHVSQLKRYESGASQPTIDVFRRIALALNVSADMLLFEPEERGPDERLKLQFEAVSKLDEKEREAVETMIAGVLHMHDAKRWQAAKK; from the coding sequence ATGCGCATTACAAATCTCTTTATTTTTCCCATGAGCTTCCCTGCACGCTTGTCTTCGCTTCGTAAGGAGCTGGGCTTTACCCAGCAACAAATGGCTGACAAGATCAGCATGCACGTTTCACAATTAAAACGGTATGAGTCGGGCGCCTCACAGCCCACTATTGATGTATTTCGACGCATCGCACTGGCGCTTAATGTCAGCGCAGATATGCTGCTTTTTGAGCCGGAGGAACGTGGGCCGGATGAGCGCCTAAAACTGCAATTTGAAGCGGTCTCCAAGCTCGATGAGAAGGAGCGGGAGGCAGTGGAAACGATGATTGCTGGTGTGCTGCATATGCATGATGCCAAGCGTTGGCAAGCAGCTAAAAAATAA
- a CDS encoding SymE family type I addiction module toxin has product MAKPNHTRDSLAPTNSHTDRFLTVSLYPEPQPHVPWIRLRGLWLKQAGFTAQTKIKVQVMTDRLVITRV; this is encoded by the coding sequence ATGGCTAAGCCGAATCATACGCGAGATAGTCTCGCACCAACAAACAGTCACACAGATCGGTTCTTAACCGTGTCTCTTTATCCTGAGCCACAGCCGCATGTTCCGTGGATACGCTTGCGAGGATTGTGGCTTAAACAGGCTGGTTTTACAGCGCAGACTAAAATCAAAGTACAGGTGATGACCGACAGGCTAGTGATCACCAGAGTATAG
- the xerC gene encoding site-specific tyrosine recombinase XerC: MTAPTLKNTRGRKKTRIEIIGNPLDAASLYFQMLPFLDWMRIRNYSEQTVIHREQHLRDFVSWCTERGLCHPAEITRPIIERYQRHLFLYRKSNGEAISGRSQHMRLVPLRLWFRWLVKNRRILSNPAADIDMPRIEKRLPKHILSADEADKVLNGADVGTPLGCRNRAIMETLYSTGIRRTELCHLQLHDIDHERGTLMVRQGKGKKDRLIPIGDRALAWIAKYRDSIRPECALADDDGTLFLTQQGDAIDPRWLSEMIKRYINAASIGKTGSCHIFRHTMATLMLENGADLRFVQIMLGHADLSSTQIYTQMAINKLKEVHTLTHPARLTRVKDETKA; this comes from the coding sequence ATGACCGCGCCGACTCTCAAGAACACCCGAGGTCGCAAAAAAACGCGGATAGAAATCATTGGTAACCCGCTCGACGCTGCCAGCCTGTATTTCCAGATGCTGCCGTTTCTGGACTGGATGCGGATACGCAATTACAGTGAGCAAACGGTGATACACCGGGAGCAGCATTTGCGCGACTTTGTGAGCTGGTGCACTGAGCGTGGTCTGTGTCACCCGGCAGAGATCACGCGTCCGATCATTGAGCGCTACCAGCGTCATTTGTTTTTGTACCGCAAAAGTAATGGAGAGGCGATTTCTGGTCGCAGTCAGCATATGCGCCTGGTTCCGCTGCGTCTGTGGTTTCGGTGGCTGGTTAAGAACCGCCGGATACTGTCCAATCCGGCGGCAGATATTGACATGCCGCGTATTGAAAAGCGCCTGCCTAAACATATTCTGTCGGCAGATGAAGCCGACAAAGTGCTCAACGGCGCAGATGTTGGCACACCGCTGGGTTGCCGTAACCGGGCCATCATGGAAACCCTCTACAGCACCGGGATTCGACGCACCGAACTGTGTCATTTGCAGCTGCACGACATCGACCATGAGCGCGGCACGTTGATGGTGCGGCAAGGTAAAGGCAAGAAAGACCGGCTCATTCCCATTGGTGATCGTGCGTTAGCGTGGATTGCCAAATACCGCGACAGCATCCGCCCGGAGTGTGCACTGGCCGACGATGACGGTACGCTGTTTCTGACGCAGCAGGGAGACGCGATAGACCCGCGTTGGCTGTCCGAAATGATCAAGCGCTATATCAATGCCGCCAGTATAGGCAAGACGGGAAGCTGCCATATATTTCGACATACGATGGCGACGCTGATGCTGGAAAACGGTGCTGACCTGCGCTTTGTCCAAATCATGCTTGGTCATGCCGATCTGTCGAGTACGCAGATTTATACGCAGATGGCGATCAACAAATTAAAAGAAGTCCACACCCTGACGCATCCGGCGCGCTTAACGCGGGTCAAGGACGAGACTAAAGCCTGA
- a CDS encoding CHC2 zinc finger domain-containing protein produces the protein MPRIPDSELERLKQEVSLLRLIESGGHQLTKRGKDYVMLCVFHAEKTPSLTVSAAKNLYHCFGCGAAGSVIDWVIKTQSVSLPHAVQILRNGAHLESERVGVGRSQLRHLPVLVAQDQQLLLSQVVASYHANLQQSPEALAYLSSRALVSSELIDTFRLGYANKSLTYRLPPGHTQAGRDMRAQLQAVGVYRASGHEHLNGCLVVPVIGMSEGANAAQSGQIMQLYGRRIAPNNKLSSGQPRHLYLARPLRGIWNEVALVAQKDIILCESLIDAMTFWCAGYRNVIASYGVNGFTADHWHALKQHGTQRILIAYDRDDAGNAAAEQLAVLLQEAGMDCFRVVFPKGMDVNDYAQKVQPAEKSLGVLLQQAHWLGKGQSPSVVVNLAVSSVPPVADIAAKEPSHKREKPAAVAPSRATSATAAPITSSLAAVSSPAAPEAPPASEPAQVSQTVKGELLLSLGERHWRIRGWQKNLSPEQMRVNVQVRRDNKTGTEGAYYVDLLDIYSAKQRLVYIKQAAIELGVPDETIKRDLGHVLLKLETLQDAALSAALTPKDSVPPLSESDTAAALALLKAPDLTDRLVADMERCGIVGEATNLLAGYLAAVSRKLDAPLAVLIQSSSAAGKSALMEAVLNLMPEEERIQYSAMTGQSLFYLGENDLQHKILAIAEEEGVRQAAYALKLLQSDGELTMASTGKDETTGNLVTKQYCVKGPVMLMLTTTAIDVDEELLNRCLVLTVNESREQTQAIHARQRAKQTLEGLVMDREKKSITTLHQNAQRLLKAVHVVNPYANQLTFLDDKTRMRRDHMKYLTLIRAIALLHQHQREVKSVDHRGAQLDYIEVTKDDIALANRIAHEVLGRTLDELPPQPRRLLTLLQSWVAQRCTDLQMQRDTFRFTRKQVREMTRWGDTQLKLYFARLVELEYLIAHYNGRRQATDYELSYDGKGDDHPHLMGLLDPSRLDNDSQWSDKNSEWSASGRAAVGMQSGSGRMVLTEVQQGAAAETPESVQKLRIQQKKNNGSSLAAVVDEAQA, from the coding sequence ATGCCCCGCATTCCCGACAGCGAGCTAGAGCGGTTAAAACAGGAAGTGAGCTTATTGCGGCTGATCGAAAGCGGCGGGCATCAGTTGACGAAGCGCGGCAAGGATTACGTGATGCTGTGCGTATTCCATGCAGAGAAGACGCCGAGCCTGACGGTGTCGGCGGCGAAGAACCTGTATCACTGCTTTGGCTGTGGCGCTGCTGGCTCGGTCATTGACTGGGTTATCAAAACCCAGTCGGTTTCGCTGCCGCATGCGGTGCAAATCCTCAGAAATGGTGCGCACCTTGAGAGTGAGCGTGTCGGCGTGGGCCGTAGTCAACTGCGTCATTTGCCGGTGCTGGTCGCGCAGGATCAGCAGTTATTGTTATCGCAAGTGGTCGCTAGTTACCATGCCAATTTACAACAATCGCCGGAAGCGCTGGCGTATTTGTCCAGCCGCGCTCTGGTCAGCAGCGAATTGATCGACACCTTCAGACTTGGTTACGCCAATAAAAGTCTGACCTATCGTCTCCCGCCGGGGCATACGCAAGCGGGGCGTGACATGCGGGCGCAGCTGCAAGCGGTGGGTGTGTATCGGGCCAGCGGTCACGAGCATTTGAACGGTTGTCTGGTGGTGCCGGTGATTGGTATGTCAGAGGGCGCGAATGCGGCGCAGTCGGGTCAGATCATGCAACTGTACGGGCGGCGGATTGCCCCCAACAACAAACTGTCGTCGGGTCAGCCGCGCCATTTATATCTGGCGCGTCCGTTGCGGGGGATCTGGAACGAAGTGGCGCTGGTGGCGCAGAAGGATATTATTCTGTGTGAATCGTTAATTGATGCGATGACCTTCTGGTGTGCGGGGTATCGCAATGTGATCGCCAGTTATGGGGTGAATGGTTTTACGGCGGATCACTGGCACGCATTAAAACAGCACGGCACGCAGCGCATACTGATTGCCTATGACCGTGACGATGCGGGGAATGCCGCTGCTGAGCAACTGGCAGTGTTATTGCAGGAAGCGGGTATGGACTGTTTCCGGGTGGTATTTCCGAAGGGGATGGACGTCAATGATTATGCGCAGAAAGTGCAGCCGGCGGAGAAGAGTCTGGGCGTTCTGCTGCAACAGGCGCATTGGTTGGGAAAAGGACAATCTCCCTCAGTGGTGGTAAACCTCGCTGTTTCGTCTGTGCCGCCAGTGGCTGACATCGCGGCGAAAGAACCCTCCCACAAGAGAGAAAAGCCCGCTGCTGTAGCGCCATCACGGGCGACATCTGCAACAGCTGCCCCTATCACTTCTTCTTTAGCTGCGGTGTCATCGCCAGCAGCGCCCGAAGCACCGCCAGCGTCCGAACCGGCGCAGGTTTCCCAAACGGTAAAAGGCGAATTATTGCTCAGCCTGGGCGAGCGTCACTGGCGTATCCGTGGCTGGCAAAAGAATCTCTCGCCGGAGCAGATGCGGGTCAACGTGCAGGTGCGGCGTGACAATAAAACGGGAACGGAAGGCGCGTATTACGTTGATTTGCTGGATATCTACAGTGCCAAACAGCGGCTGGTGTATATCAAACAGGCGGCCATTGAACTGGGGGTGCCGGACGAGACCATCAAGCGCGACCTGGGCCACGTCTTGCTGAAGCTGGAAACGTTACAGGATGCGGCGCTCAGTGCCGCCCTCACGCCCAAAGACAGCGTACCGCCCCTCTCCGAGAGCGACACCGCCGCGGCCCTTGCCTTGCTCAAAGCGCCGGACCTGACTGACCGTTTGGTTGCCGACATGGAACGCTGCGGGATCGTCGGCGAAGCGACCAATTTACTGGCCGGTTATCTGGCGGCGGTCAGTCGCAAGCTCGATGCCCCGCTGGCGGTCTTGATTCAGTCGTCTTCTGCGGCCGGTAAAAGTGCGTTGATGGAAGCGGTGCTCAATCTGATGCCGGAAGAAGAACGGATTCAATACAGCGCCATGACCGGCCAGAGTCTGTTTTACCTTGGAGAAAACGATTTACAACACAAAATCCTGGCGATTGCCGAAGAAGAAGGCGTGCGCCAGGCCGCGTATGCCCTGAAGTTATTGCAGTCTGATGGCGAACTGACGATGGCCAGTACCGGCAAGGATGAGACGACCGGCAATCTGGTGACGAAGCAATATTGCGTCAAAGGCCCGGTGATGCTGATGCTGACCACCACGGCCATTGATGTTGACGAAGAATTGCTCAATCGTTGTCTGGTATTAACCGTCAATGAAAGTCGTGAGCAGACGCAGGCGATCCATGCGCGCCAGCGGGCGAAGCAGACCTTGGAAGGGTTGGTGATGGACCGCGAGAAAAAAAGTATCACTACTCTGCATCAGAATGCGCAACGGCTGCTCAAGGCCGTGCATGTGGTTAATCCGTATGCGAATCAGTTAACCTTCCTTGATGACAAAACCCGGATGCGGCGCGACCACATGAAATATTTAACGTTGATCCGGGCGATTGCGTTATTGCATCAGCATCAGCGCGAAGTCAAAAGCGTCGATCATCGTGGAGCACAGCTGGACTACATTGAAGTGACAAAAGACGACATTGCGTTAGCCAACCGGATCGCGCATGAAGTGCTGGGGCGTACGCTGGACGAACTGCCCCCGCAACCGCGCCGCCTCCTCACGCTGCTGCAAAGCTGGGTGGCACAGCGTTGTACTGACTTGCAGATGCAGCGCGACACATTTCGTTTTACGCGCAAGCAGGTACGCGAAATGACGCGCTGGGGCGACACCCAGTTAAAACTGTATTTCGCCCGATTGGTCGAACTGGAATATCTGATTGCGCATTACAACGGACGGCGCCAGGCGACCGATTACGAGTTGAGTTACGACGGCAAAGGCGACGATCACCCGCATTTAATGGGCCTCCTTGACCCGTCCAGACTCGACAATGATTCCCAGTGGTCGGATAAAAACAGCGAGTGGTCGGCCAGCGGTCGGGCTGCAGTCGGCATGCAGTCGGGGTCTGGTCGGATGGTGCTAACTGAGGTCCAGCAAGGCGCAGCGGCTGAAACCCCAGAAAGTGTGCAAAAACTGCGTATACAGCAGAAAAAAAACAATGGTTCTTCGTTAGCCGCCGTTGTTGATGAGGCGCAAGCATGA
- a CDS encoding SymE family type I addiction module toxin, whose amino-acid sequence MRDLWLKQASFTAQTKIKVQVMTDRLVITRV is encoded by the coding sequence CTGCGCGACTTATGGCTTAAACAGGCTAGCTTTACAGCGCAGACTAAAATCAAAGTACAGGTGATGACCGACAGGCTAGTGATCACCAGAGTATAG